A single genomic interval of Malania oleifera isolate guangnan ecotype guangnan chromosome 11, ASM2987363v1, whole genome shotgun sequence harbors:
- the LOC131168400 gene encoding uncharacterized protein LOC131168400, with amino-acid sequence MTTAAPFSPLYLSVTSPSQSCHIHLPHVRLPATQISVLRYYDSHLVRRHTAIGLSQRQHPHLTTPPSISLTQAKPTPAMQQTSSSVAPRHLSVAIAIQPRAAPTTTSATPLGTTIANRHVVAIAHSRVHRHRRHRLPARSSTICSSQLRSSPPQQFIFGSL; translated from the coding sequence ATGACCACAGCTGCTCCATTCTCACCTCTCTATCTCTCAGTCACCTCACCATCACAGAGCTGCCATATCCATCTCCCTCACGTCCGTCTCCCTGCTACCCAGATTTCAGTTTTGAGGTATTATGATTCCCACCTAGTACGCAGGCACACAGCCATTGGTCTGTCGCAGCGGCAACACCCCCACTTGACGACCCCACCCTCCATCTCCCTCACTCAAGCCAAACCAACTCCAGCAATGCAGCAAACCAGCAGCTCCGTCGCCCCTCGCCACCTCTCCGTCGCCATCGCAATCCAGCCACGCGCCGCACCAACTACAACTTCCGCAACACCTCTCGGAACAACAATCGCCAACCGCCACGTCGTCGCCATCGCTCACTCCCGCGTCCATCGCCATCGCCGTCACCGTCTCCCGGCGAGATCCTCCACCATCTGCTCCTCACAGCTCCGGTCATCCCCTCCGCAGCAATTCATCTTCGGCAGCCTCTAG